In Paenibacillus xylanilyticus, the genomic window TACGGGACGACAGAGACGATGAAGCTGAAATGGGCGAACCTGCAAAAGCTGGAAGAGGAAACAATTCTCAAGATCATTATGGGGCAAGCGCCTATTGATGAATTTGATACGTTTGTCGATACATGGAAGCGTACAGGCGGAGATGAGATTACGGAGGAAGTCAACGAGATGGCTCAAAGGTAATGCAGACTGTGTGAAGCAGGAACGCAGCATAGCGGAAGCCTGATACCAGACTTCCGCACCTTCCTTTAGCCATATGAGCTGCCTATAGATAGAGCAAGATGGAGGTGAGAAGGCAATGGCGCAAGCAGAAACGACGATACCACCCAAAAGGGAACTACGCTCAGTCAAGAAGAAACGTAAGCGATTTGACGAGATGACCTATCATTTTATGCTGCTGCCTGGCATGGTGATGCTGTTTATTTTCTCGATTGTGCCTATGTTCGGCGTAATCATGGCGTTTCAGAAGTTCATTCCTGCCAAAGGCATATTCGGTTCCAAATGGGCCGGGCTTAGCAACTTCACCTATATGTTTCAACTGCCGGACGCGAAGCAGATTTTTATCAACACGCTGGTCATTGCGGTCGGGAAAATTGTGCTGGGATTAATTGTCCCTATTGTATTCGCCCTTCTGCTTAATGAGGTTCGTCTGAAAGTGTTCAAGAGTTCGATTCAAACGATTGTGTACTTACCGCATTTTATGTCATGGGTTGTCTTGGGCACGATGCTGACCATGATATTTTCTTTTGACGGCATGATTAACAATTTCCTTGAGCTTCTCGGTTTGGAACGCATTATGTTTCTGGCAAGCAACGATTGGTTCAGACCGCTGCTGATTGTAACGGATACCTGGAAGGAGTTCGGTTATGGAACCATAGTCTATCTGGCGGCACTAACGGCAATTAACCCTGCCTTGTATGAATCCGCTGCCATGGATGGTGCGAATCGTTGGAAGCAGACGCTCCACATTACGCTGCCAGGCATGTTCCCAACCATTATCCTGCTGGGTACATTGAGTCTTGGAAACGTACTCAATGCCGGATTCGATCAGGTGTTTAACCTGTATAATCCGCTCGTATATGAAACGGGTGATATTATTGATACCTTTGTGTACCGTATGGGTCTGATCAATATGCAGTATTCGTTCGCAACAGCCATTGGTTTGATGAAATCGGTCATCAGCTTTGTTCTGATTGTCATTTCGTATAAACTGGCTTCCAAGTATGCGGGGTACAGAATTTTCTAGGAGGGCTAGCATGATTCAATCCAAAACACTCGGTTCCAGGCTATCCCGACTATTGATTATGTTCACGTTGATCCTGATTACTTTCATGTCCCTGGCCCCGATTGTAAATACGATTATGGTTTCCATCAGCAGCAGTACGGCAGTTAATGCAGGCCGGGTTTACTTTCTTCCGGTGGAGCTGAACTTCTCATCCTACGCACAGATTTTGAAAGATACGAAGTTCTGGAATGCGTTTCTGATTTCGGTTGAACGAGTGGTGCTTGGCGGTGCGATCAATATGATTTTGACCATTCTGATGGCCTATCCCTTGTCACGCAGTATTTCACAGTTCAGATCCCGGAACACTTACATGTGGATTATCGTGTTTACAATGTTATTCAGCGGAGGGATTGTTCCTTGGTACATGGTAATTAGCAAGCTAGGGCTGATTAACAGCATCTGGGCGCTGGTTTTACCAGGTGCGGTACCCGTATTCAATGTGATTCTTCTCATGAACTTCTTCAAAGGCATACCCAAGGAACTTGAGGAAGCTGCCTTTATTGACGGAGCGGGTCCGATCAAAATTCTGCTTAACATCTTCATCCCGATTTCCATGCCGAGTCTCGCGACCATTATGTTATTTGTCATCGTTGGACATTGGAATAACTTCTTTGACGGAATCATTCTCATAAACGACAGCTCCAAAATACCGCTTCAGACTTACCTGCAGCGGCTTAGTCTCACGCGAGACCAAATGCAGAATCTCTCTGTTGAACAGCTGCAGCAGTACAATAAAATTTCGAACACGACTTTGAATTCTGCCAAAATTCTGGTCTCCATGATTCCCATACTTTTAATCTATCCTTTTCTACAGCGTTATTTGATTCACGGTATCGTCCTCGGGGCAGTGAAGGAATAATCTGATGACTTTTAAGAAAGGAAGGGTATTCGAATGCGAAAGAAGAAAATCGTAAGTCTTACTGTGGTCCTCAGTATTATTTTAGTCACTACGATGGGTGCAAGTGGTGGAGGCAAAAAGCACTATGCCAGTCAAGCGCAGTGGGCGCAAGAGAAACTGGATGAATATTACTGGAACGATGAAGCACAAATGATGAATAACGCTTATCCTTCGACACCGGAAGGTGAAAAGCCTCTGAATTATTGGTGGAAAGCTCATGCGGTTGATGCACTGGTAGACGGATACGAACGAACAGGAGACGAGGCGTATACGGAACGGGCGGAAGAACTGGTGCGGAGTATTATTGAACGCAATGGTTCGCTTCATAATGAATTTTATGATGATATGGAATGGCTCGCTCTTGCTGCTCTCCGTCTATACGATGCCACAGGCAGTGAAGAAATGAAAGATTACGTGCTGGAGCTCTGGGCAGATATCAAGACAGCCTGGTGGGAGGATGATTTGGGAGGCATGGCTTGGAAGAAGGACCAGCGATACAACCGTAATGCGTGTTCAAGTGGTCCGGCTTCGATTCTGGCAGCCAGGCTGTATGAGCGTTTTGGTGATCCTCAGGATCTGGAATGGGCTCAAAAAATATACGAATGGGAAAAACGCTATCTCGTTAATCCGCAAACAGGACTCGTCGCAGACGGCTTGGTCCTGCGTGAAGACGGTACTCTTGATGTGAATGAAGCTTGGATCTTCACCTATAACCAGGGCACATTTATAGGTGCTGGAGTGGAGCTCTACCGGACTACGGGAGATCAGGTGTATTTGCAGGATGCAGAGAAGACAGCAGCAGGCTCCCTGAAGTCCTTGACGAATGAGAAAACGGGGATTTTCCTAGAGGATGGGGATGGAGATGGTGCCTTGTTCAAAGGCATATTGATCCGTTACATGGTGGAGCTGTATGATGCCAGGCATAACAAAGCTCTGAAGAAAGCGATCTTCCGGAACGCAGATGCGTTATGGAAGGGCAGCCGGAACAATGGATTATTCGGTCAGGCGTGGGGTCAACCCGCCCAGAATCCGCTCCATCTTACGGCTCAGCTAAGCGGCGTTTTTCTGCTGGAGGCAGCTGCTAAACTGGAGGCAGGTGCACATTCCAAGCCAGGAAAACATCAAAAATAGCAGCAGTTAAAATAAGCGTTTGGTTGAGACCTTTTGACCATGAGCAGTCCGGGTGGTCGTAAAACGGAAAAGAAGCATCGTAGCCCAATTAGGGTTACGATGCTTTTAAGCGTTGGAGTACTATGCCGCATGAAGGTTGAAGACTATTTGATCGCAGGCAATTGCTTACTTTCTCGAATGAGGGAGAAATAGTCATCCGCTCGAACCACTTCAAATTCTCCTCCCAGCTCTTCGGTGATTGCAAGTGCATCGGATGGAGTCATGCTCCAGGCAAGCAATCCAAGAGAAACGAACAACGGCGATTTCCCATCCCAGTTCGATTTTGCTTCATTGAGCACCTGTAACCCATCCTGTGCCGTACTTATCCCGCGAATCGTAGAGACGGGCAGACTCTTGCCAACGATTTCAACCCCATACTTATCTTCATAACTAATGAATAGACCTGGCGAATGATAGTCCTTCTCGTAAGCGCTTGCTTTAAATGGGGTGAGTGGTATATTTTCGCTGTCTTCCCGGTTTAAAACATACGAGATCGTCATGCCAGTCTTTTTGAGGTATTTTTCGGTTTGTTGCAAAAATTGCCGGAAGCTCGAATCAGGCCATGCACCTGGATAGAAATATCCCGCACCGGATGGTCCGGCAATCAGCAGATCATTGGCAGTCGCCGTATTTACATAATGATTCAATATCGCTGGTGCGCCCTCATAGAGAAGCGGGCTTGACGTCCAGTTGAGTGGAACTTTGCCTCGCGCCGGATCGTCCCACATCACTCGCATGCGATGCTGGTTGTACTGAAAATTATCGCCTTCGGTGAAGGTATACGTTACATAAATTTTGTTCTCCAACTGGGGACGTGGAGCTTTTTTGACTGGCTTGAACTTCGGCTCGGTTCCCGAGAACACAGTCAGATTACTGAACCAGTCGGCAGCGAGTACGTAAACGCCGTAACGGGAGGCAATCTCAACGGAGCTGAATTCACCTTCCACATCATTGCTGAACCAGCCCAGGTAGGGAGTTCCCGATTTTACATCAGACATGATTTTTTCAAATAGAGCTTTTTGCTCAGGTACATTGGAGTCAAGCCAAAACACCATCGCTTTGTTGGCAACCGCATAGTCTCGTAAATAACCATAGGGTTCACGCTGCTCTGCAGAGAGAGGACGGATATTCCCAGCGGATACCTTATACTGGTTCCACATGTCCACTTCAGCCGTCAGTTCATTCGTTCCGGCAGGAGGACTGAATTCATACACAAAATAATTGCCATTATCAGCGAATCGATGACCGCCTTGACCCTCAGCAACCTTGGAATTCTGTCTGTCATACAGAAATGCTTCTTCTTCGGGGGTGCCTGCAACAAAGTTTGCAATAACTTTGCCATCTGCCTTCACTGTAACTTCATGCACGGCGGGTCCCCAGCCATCCTGAGTAATGGCGTCATCAAACCGAAGGTATACCTCGGAATTGCCAAGTAGGGAAGAGAGGTCAAGGGAGTATGTGTCTCGGTTGCTGGCATCACGTACGGGCTGCTCTTCCTCAGCAATGGTCACAAAGGACTCCGGGAGGCCGGATGGGATTCGAATCGCTGTATCCGGAGCGAGTCCGACTAACATCTGGTGGGTCGTTTTCTTCCACAGATTCTCATATTGCCAGGTATAAGCATCAAGCCGGCTGCTGAACTTCCCCTGCAGATCATCAAGGATTTTCAGTTTATATGGGGCTTTGGATAATTGGGCAGCAAGCTCTGGACTGGCAACAACTGCATCTTTCAGACCAGCCAGCGTGGTGGCCACATTAATTGAATCAGGCAACTTCGGGTCATACACAATCATGCCTTTGATATCGTTGCGGTATGCCGAGAATACTTCCCAGTAGTCCTGATGAAGCGTATAGGGCACATTGAGATCATTGAGCCAGGTCATTTTACCTTCTTCCTGGGATTCGATCAGATAAATCCGTGGTTGTTTCCTGTTAACGATCCCCTGCAGCGTTGCAAAGAGCAATTTGATATCACCTGGCGCATCATAGATATCAGCAGCATCCAGATGTTTCGGCTTCTTGAAACGGGGTAGTTCCCGGTTTGCTTTGGAATCCACAGGCTTTGTGGTTTGAACCGCGGTTTCCGAAGCAGACGCCGCTCCAGCAGTTAAGGAAAAAGCACATAGAAAGGCTAAACAGACCATCTTGAATCTACGAGCCATGGCGATCTCACTCCTTGTTTGTAGTCAGAAATAAGAGCATGTGCATCCCTCAGTTATCTCATCCTCCTTTTGCGGCCGAAAGCCAGACACACACTTCATTTCAAGATATATTAAATATATTCATATATGTTATTGCAAGGGTTTCGACAAAACTTCCTATTTTTTTTAAGGGGAAGCGACATTCCAATCCTGATTTTTACCTGGAAGAGTTGTAGTATACTGCGGTTAAGTTCAGCTTGTTTATTGCGCTTGCTTATGAAAGGATATATTATATATCTCAAATATTACGAATGAATTGGTGATGTGATCCGAATGAGTACAAACGAACGAATTCCGTTGTATCAGCAAATCCAGGACTATGTCAGACATATTATTACTACAGAAAAGATGAAACCCGGCGATCGCATACCGACAGAAAAGGAACTGATGGATCAGTTCCAGGTCAGCAAAATCACCGTGGCCAATGCCTTGACCGGATTAGCGAATGAAAAGTTGATCGACAGGGTGCCTGGCAAGGGGAGTTTTGTGGCGGAAGAAAACGATATCGCAGTTGCGCCGCGAGCAACGACGATTGCATCGAAGGGAAGAGAAGGTTCACTAGCCACCGGGATGGTCGGTGTAGTTATGCCTTCAATCCATGATTACTTTGCCATCAGACTTGTTGAGGGAATTGAACAGGCCCTTGGCGAAAAAGGTTATCGCAGCATGGTCATGTTTACACAAGGCAGGCTGGATAAAGAAAAGGATGCCATCAAGGAACTGAAGGCACTTGGCGCTGAAGGGCTGTTAATTTTTCCTGTCGATGAGGAAAACTATAACGAGGAGATCCTTGGCATGAAGCTTTCCGGTTTTCCTTTTGTACTGATCGACCGCTATTTGCCTGGTGTCGAGACAAACTATATTGCGGCGGATGGACGACGCGGTACAAAACTGGCCGTAGAGCATCTATGGGAGCTTGGGCACCGCGATATCGCCATCTGTTCGGATTCGCCACTGCAAACTGTCACGGTTCAGGAGCGGATCGAAGGTTATATTGAGGCATTGAAAGGCAAAGGTTCGTTAATTAATCCGGCCCATATGATTACAGATTTCCAACCTTTAAGTGTGCTAAAAGATGCGGAATCCCACCCCTTGTACAGGTATATTGTGAACCGCATGGTCACGGCATACATTTCGCTCAACGGAAGGCTTGGAGTGCAGATTTATCAAATGGCGAAGCAAGCAGGGCTTCGGGTACCTGAAGATGTATCCATCGTAAGCTTCGACGATCCCACATCCATTGTGGAGGAATTCAGCATTTTCACCCATGTGAATCAGTTTGAACGAGATATGGGATACCAGGCTGCGGTTAAATTACTTGAAGTGCTGCATGGGCATGAAGAAACGAAAGGTTATAGTAAAATACTGATTGAACCTGAACTTATGATACGCCAGACCACTGGCAAAGCTCCTCAAACCTGATATGGATGCACATGAGAACCTTCTCCGTCAATGACGGGAAGGTTTTTTATTTTATAAAAAACATATTGAATATATTCAATCCATATATTATAGTCTAGAAAATGATGGATAATCATACAACACAGTCCAAACCAATCTCACAAGGGGGTTAGAATGTGTCCCGAGACCGAAAGGAAGAGCGCACCGGATTTCAGGAATCAGCTCCGTATCATCCCGACTATGATTTGCAGACTGACTTTGTAATGGTTTATGGCATCGACGAATCCATGCCGGAACGTATCAAGCAGTGGAAAGACAAAGGATATATTGTGCATCTCATGACCGGGGTTGCCTGGGGAGAATACAACGATTACCTTGATGGCGAGGTAGATGGTATACCCCACTGGGATGAGGCTCAGACGGATCGTCACCAGCAGATGATTCTTCATGGGAATAAACCGGTTATTCCGTACATGGTACCGACCATTTCGTTCGGGCGTTATCTCGCCGAGCGCATTCGAATTGCTGTAGATGCTGGTGTTGAGGCTATCCATCTGGAAGAGCCTGAATTCTGGGTGAATGGTGGGTATTCCGAAGCTTTTAAGAGGGAATGGCAATTGTATTACAAGGAATCCTGGATTCCGCCGCATGCATCGCCGGATGCCCAATATCGAGCGTCCAAATTAAAAGCCTATTTATATACCCGGGCCCTTGATCGGTTATGTGCCGAGATGAAGGATTATGCACTGCAGCGATATGGCCGTGTCCTCCGCTTCTACGTTCCAACACACAGTCTCATCAATTACACGCAGTGGCGAATCGTCAGTCCGCAATCCCAACTTGTTGAGCTGGCTTCCATTGATGGATACATAGCACAGATCTGGACAGGGACATCGCGTACAGCCAATGTGTATGAAGGGGTTCGCAAGGAACGTACATTTGAAACCGCTTACCTTGAATATGGCGTGATGCAGGAACTGGTACGCGGAACCGACAGACGCATGTGGTTTCTGCATGATCCGATCGAGGATAATCCGAATTACACCTGGGCGGATTATAAACAGAACTATCTAAAGACGGTTGTCGCCTCGCTTCTGCATCCCGGGGTTGCCCATTACGAAGTCGCGCCATGGCCGCGAAGGATCTTTCAAGGGACTTCCCCTACGGAAGAAGGTTCCGGCAAGGAGAGAATCCCCGCAGACTATGCAACAACGCTGCTTCAGGTCATGCATACGCTGGGTAACCTGGACCAGAATGTGACCGAAACGGATAAGAATCCGCTGCAGGTTGGTGTTCTTATTGCCGATTCAGCGATGTTTCAGCGAATGAAGCCGGACCCAGAGGCGCCTAATCCAGGAAAGTATGATGGAACAGATCCTGAAGGGTTTCAAGAAGAGGGAGATACCGAACTGCTTGATTTCTCTCCTTTTTATGGTCTTGCGCTTCCACTGCTAAAACACGGCGTGCCGGTTCGTCCCCTTTTACTAGATAATGTGCGGCGGTATCCGGGTTATCTTGCGCCCTACGATGTGCTTGTCCTGAGCTATGAGTTTATCAAGCCGCAGTATCCGGATGTTCATTATGTGCTGGCACAGTGGGTGCAGGATGGCGGGGCGCTGATTTACGTTGGCGATGACAGTGACCCCTATCATGATATTCGCGCGTGGTGGAATCTGGATCAGGAAGAGGGAAGGTCTGGAACCAAGTATCATTCCCCGCGTGAGCATTTGTTCGAGCAGATTGGTCTGAAGGAGAAAGTGGGCGGCGTCCACCGGATAGGCAAGGGAGGGATGGTCTGGCTGAACGAACACCCTGCCGAATTTACACGATCCAGGGCAGGAGCTGATCGCCTTCGTCAATCGGTTCAAGATATCATTGCCGAGCTTAACCCACCAGCGATCCAGTGGCACCCGAGACCGTATTTCCAAATCAGGCGCGGCCCTTACATTATCGCATCTGCTTTGAATGAGTCGGTAAGCGAAGAATTCCTGGTCATACCCGGCCCGGTGGTGGATTTGTTCGATTCGAAGCTCTCTGTACTAAGCCAGGTGGTTCTGAAACCTGGAGAACATGCGCTGCTCTATGATGTTGAGGCAGGACGTCCAACGAATGGAGAGGTTTCCCTTATCGCGGCTTCCTCCCGAATCGAATCTTTGTCCGAATCGGGTGCAGGTTTTCAATTTTCGGCGAAAGGACCTGCCCGTCTGCAAGCAACCGCACGGCTGTATTGCAAGGTGAAGCCTGTATCTGTCCATTACATTGTTCAAGGTCAAGCGGTATCCGCAGCTTGGGAATGGGATCCGGATTCTCAGACCGTGCTTGTTCAATACGAGCATGGGATTGAAAACCATGCAGAGGTACATGTGAGATGGTCTTCCTGATTTCTTAGCCCTATCACCGTAACAGAGAGGAGCAACGAACATGCCATACGAACCGATCAGACCGGAACGATTAAGGCAGATGTTAAACAAACTTCGAGAAGAAATTTATAAGCCGATTACCGAGTTGGAAGTAAAGGCGTGGGTTACGCCAGAGCCCGTATCCTATGAATCACGGATGTCGGGAACGGAAGTTACGCTCCATCCAGGAGAACGCTGGGGAGAGCTATGGGACTGTGCCTGGTTCCGTTTCACAGGCAAAACCCCATCCCATAAACTCAGCAGTCATGAGAGCATCGTTCTTTTGTTGGACGTCAGTGGCGAACTATGTCTTGTCGACCATGAAGGAACGCCAGTACAGGGGTTGACGACTATTAACTCCGAATTTGACTTCTCCTTGGGCTTGCCTGGCAAGCGAGTCGTTCAGCTCTGTGAGGCAAGTATCAGCGGAGATGAAATCGAAGTATGGGCAGAAGCAGGCAATAACGATTTGTTTGGCAAGTATCAGGGCGGTTCTCTGAGAGAGGCTGTTATCGCAGTCTGCCGGGAAGACATTCGCAGTTTGTACTACGACACCGAGGTTCTATTGGAGACGGCAGAACATCTCCCACAAGGAACAGCCCGCAAGGAAAGGATCTACCAGACACTCTATGAAGTGTCCTTGCAGCTGACCGAATTCTCGGAAGAGCGTATCCGACTGGCGAAGAGACAAACGCATGAACAGCTCAGTCTTCAAGGGGGAGATCCGGTCTTAACCCTAAGTGCTGTAGGTCATGCACATATTGATTTGGCCTGGTTATGGCCGATTCGTGAAACAATCCGTAAAGGGGCTAGAACGTTCTCGACCGCGCTTCGCATGATGGAACGTTATCCGGACTATGTGTTTGGAGCGAGTCAGCCCCAGCTGTACGAATGGATGAAGCAGCATTATCCCAAGTTATATGAGCAGATCAAGGAACGAGTGCGGGAAGGAAGATGGGAGCCGCAGGGAGCCATGTGGGTGGAATCGGATACGAATGTGCCGGGCGGAGAATCCCTTGTACGGCAGATTCTGTATGGTAAACGTTATTTTCAACAAGAGTTCGGGTTGGAGATGAAATCCCTTTGGATGCCTGACGTATTTGGTTATTCGGCAAGCTTGCCTCAATTATTGAAGAAATCCGGAGTCGATTATATGATGACCCAGAAACTCTCCTGGAGTGAGTACAATCGGCATCCCCATCATTCATTTATGTGGGAAGGAATTGATGGATCAGCGGTATTAACACATATGCCTCCGGAGGATACGTACAACAGCCCCGCAGCACCCCGTTCTATTGTCAAAGCTGAGCAGGAATATCTGGACAAAAATGTTTCCGGACACGCGCTGATGCTCTTCGGAATAGGGGATGGGGGAGGAGGACCGGGTGAAGAGCATCTGGAACGGCTCGAACGGACCAAGAACCTGCTCGGCTTGTCTCCCGTTATACAGGAGCCTTCATGGACATTTTTTGAAAAGCTCAATGAAGAACGAGAGAAATTCCAGACGTGGCGCGGGGAGCTGTATCTGGAAAAGCATCAGGGTACCTTGACGAGTCAGGCGCGAAGCAAGCGGTATAACCGGAAAATGGAGAAAGCGCTGCGTGAATTGGAATTTGCATCCGTTCTGGCGGCAGCCCAGTTAGGTTACTCGTATCCCTCTGATCTGTTTGAAACCATCTGGAAGGAAGTCTTGTTGTACCAATTTCACGATATCCTTCCAGGGTCGTCCATCAAGCGGGTATACGATGAATCACTAATCAGGTATGAAGACCTGTTCAACCAAACAGAGAACATGATTGCAGATACTTACAGCCGTTTGGCAGATCAGATGGCTCTAGGGGAGAAGTTGCCATCCGCAGCTGCAGTGGTGTTTAATTCATTACCTTGGGAGCGACAGGAATGGCTTGATATTGAAGGCCGGTGGATGAAGGTTCAGGTTCCATCCATGGGGTACACGGTTGTACCTGATTATTCGAACCAGAGCAGTATAGATGAGTCCGGAGCCTGTATGGAACAGGAATCAGGGATACTGGATTCAGAGTTACATGTAAATGTGGAAGAACGCTTCATCGAAAGCGACTCCTTCTTCGTGAAATTTGATCTGAATGGTACCATTCTCTCGATCCTGGATAAAGCAGAAGCACGAGAAGTCATTCCACAAGGACAACAGGGAAATAAACTCAGTGTGTATCATGATGAAGGAGATGCATGGGATTTCAGCCATGATTATGCAGAGTTGGCCGGTGTGCCGCTAACATTGCATGAAATTCGTGAACTTCGTGAAGGGCCCAGGATAGGACTGATCTTCCAATACAACTATGGCGAATCCAAGTTGACTCAGAGCGTTATTCTTACTCAGGGCAGCCGGAGAATCGATTTTGCAACCAAGGTGGATTGGCGAGAAAACGCCAAGATGCTGCGTACGTCCTTCCCGGTGAATGTTCGCACAGATCTGGTGCATTGTGAGATCCAGTTTGGCAGTCTGTCCAGACCGACCCACCGGAATACCATGTGGGATTTTGCGAAGGATGAGATCTGCGCACATCAGTGGATCGATATATCTGAGCCCGATTACGGTGTGGCTTTACTCAATGATTGCAAGTACGGTCACAGAGCCTTTGATAACGTGCTTGACCTGAACCTGCTGCGCAGCAGCTCGTATCCGGATCCGGAAGCAGATCGTGCTGAACACGAATTCACTTACTCGTTATATCCGCATCAAGGGAATCACGTTCAAGCCGAGATCTATCGAAGAGGCAATGAACTGAACATCCCTTTGCGTGTTGTGGCGTTACCCTCGGTAGGGGATAAACAGGATGGAAATCTGCCTTTCTCAAAATCATTTCTGCAACCGGACCATACACACGTCATGGTGGAGTCCATCAAAAAGGCTGAAGATGGTGACGAGGTCATCGTTCGGCTGTATGAAACGTCTGGAACACATGCTCATACGGTTATTCACCTTGGATTCGATATCGCTGAGGCCTGGGAAGCTGATCTGATGGAGAACATCATATCGCCAATTCCGATGACAGATCCATCCCAAATTTCGCTATCGTTTACTCCATTTGAGATCATTACTCTGCGTTTGAAGTTGTTACAGGTACAGCAAAGGTAGCGTATGCCCTTCATGTTGAGAAAGGAGAGGTGGGAATGTGATCAAGCCAAGAGCAACCAACAATCGATTGATGAAGCGAATCTGGCAGCATAAACTTTTTTATTTGTTCATGCTGCCAGGTATTGTCTGGTTTTTTCTTTTCTCTTACGTCCCGTTGTACGGAATCCAGGTTGCCTTCCGGGACTACAACTTTATGGGTGGATTTACCGGAAGCCCATGGGCAGGTTTCAAGTATTTTGAACAGTTCTTCAATTACTATCAATCCGGTGACATCATCCGCAATACGATCATCATCAGTCTTATGAAGCTGCTGATCGGTTTTCCGATGCCCATTATTCTTGCACTCCTGTTAAATGAAGTACGCATGATCCGATTTAAGAAGACGGTTCAGACGTTATCCTACTTGCCTTATTTCGTATCCTGGATCGTCGTGGTCACGCTGATGCAGAGGCTGTTGACACCCTATGGCGGAC contains:
- a CDS encoding alpha-mannosidase, which codes for MPYEPIRPERLRQMLNKLREEIYKPITELEVKAWVTPEPVSYESRMSGTEVTLHPGERWGELWDCAWFRFTGKTPSHKLSSHESIVLLLDVSGELCLVDHEGTPVQGLTTINSEFDFSLGLPGKRVVQLCEASISGDEIEVWAEAGNNDLFGKYQGGSLREAVIAVCREDIRSLYYDTEVLLETAEHLPQGTARKERIYQTLYEVSLQLTEFSEERIRLAKRQTHEQLSLQGGDPVLTLSAVGHAHIDLAWLWPIRETIRKGARTFSTALRMMERYPDYVFGASQPQLYEWMKQHYPKLYEQIKERVREGRWEPQGAMWVESDTNVPGGESLVRQILYGKRYFQQEFGLEMKSLWMPDVFGYSASLPQLLKKSGVDYMMTQKLSWSEYNRHPHHSFMWEGIDGSAVLTHMPPEDTYNSPAAPRSIVKAEQEYLDKNVSGHALMLFGIGDGGGGPGEEHLERLERTKNLLGLSPVIQEPSWTFFEKLNEEREKFQTWRGELYLEKHQGTLTSQARSKRYNRKMEKALRELEFASVLAAAQLGYSYPSDLFETIWKEVLLYQFHDILPGSSIKRVYDESLIRYEDLFNQTENMIADTYSRLADQMALGEKLPSAAAVVFNSLPWERQEWLDIEGRWMKVQVPSMGYTVVPDYSNQSSIDESGACMEQESGILDSELHVNVEERFIESDSFFVKFDLNGTILSILDKAEAREVIPQGQQGNKLSVYHDEGDAWDFSHDYAELAGVPLTLHEIRELREGPRIGLIFQYNYGESKLTQSVILTQGSRRIDFATKVDWRENAKMLRTSFPVNVRTDLVHCEIQFGSLSRPTHRNTMWDFAKDEICAHQWIDISEPDYGVALLNDCKYGHRAFDNVLDLNLLRSSSYPDPEADRAEHEFTYSLYPHQGNHVQAEIYRRGNELNIPLRVVALPSVGDKQDGNLPFSKSFLQPDHTHVMVESIKKAEDGDEVIVRLYETSGTHAHTVIHLGFDIAEAWEADLMENIISPIPMTDPSQISLSFTPFEIITLRLKLLQVQQR